A window from Chitinophaga filiformis encodes these proteins:
- a CDS encoding SusE domain-containing protein — protein sequence MKTFFANILLALPVSLGLILTGCGKDDHELNTNLTPVSRLNAPVDDKYIKLQPATSATVSFEWDQARAEDGSLVLYEVVIDKDGGDFSNPIAKITSDGGGVQNKLTLSHKDLNSIAGKAGIAALATGKLKWTVNASKGYNIQPAKEARTIEVERPNGFAEIPVDVYLTGDATEAGADLAQAVKLKSTAPGVFEIYTSLKDGKYKFVDRNTGTPTTYFIDGAALREGGESTQSGGTKVYRLRLDFNNTAATVTEITAIGLWFAPENSIMYDLSYTSNGTWTFENKLINFHQESWGRDERYKFRVSVKAADGTAGTEWYGSSNADNNRPTATTPLSFWELKPVVNSDQYNYCYKFASEVDGKNCDVKLYFSPDKTYTHQVIVR from the coding sequence ATGAAAACATTTTTCGCCAATATACTCCTTGCACTGCCGGTTTCACTGGGACTTATACTGACCGGTTGTGGAAAAGACGATCATGAACTGAATACCAATCTGACGCCTGTGAGCAGGCTGAATGCACCTGTTGATGATAAATACATTAAGCTGCAGCCCGCCACCAGCGCTACAGTAAGCTTTGAATGGGATCAGGCCCGTGCAGAAGACGGATCGCTGGTACTGTATGAAGTAGTGATTGATAAAGATGGAGGCGATTTCTCCAACCCGATTGCCAAGATCACTTCTGACGGTGGTGGTGTGCAGAACAAGCTGACGCTTTCTCACAAAGACCTGAACAGCATTGCCGGAAAAGCGGGTATTGCTGCCCTGGCTACCGGTAAACTGAAATGGACCGTAAATGCGTCCAAAGGATATAACATACAGCCTGCAAAAGAAGCCCGCACCATAGAGGTGGAAAGACCTAATGGCTTTGCTGAAATTCCTGTGGATGTATACCTGACAGGCGATGCTACTGAGGCCGGCGCTGACCTGGCACAGGCAGTTAAGCTGAAGTCAACAGCTCCCGGTGTATTTGAGATCTATACATCCCTGAAGGATGGTAAATACAAATTCGTAGACAGGAATACCGGTACGCCTACTACTTACTTCATTGATGGTGCAGCCCTGAGAGAAGGAGGGGAGAGCACACAGTCCGGTGGTACAAAGGTATACCGTCTGCGTCTGGACTTCAATAATACGGCGGCTACTGTTACAGAGATCACTGCTATTGGTCTTTGGTTTGCGCCTGAGAATAGCATTATGTACGACCTGAGCTATACTTCCAATGGTACCTGGACATTTGAGAATAAGCTGATCAATTTCCACCAGGAATCATGGGGGCGCGATGAGCGTTATAAATTCCGTGTGAGTGTGAAAGCGGCAGATGGTACAGCCGGTACAGAATGGTATGGCAGCTCCAATGCCGATAACAATCGCCCTACAGCTACAACACCGCTTTCCTTCTGGGAATTAAAGCCTGTTGTAAACAGCGATCAGTATAACTACTGTTACAAATTTGCTTCAGAAGTAGATGGTAAAAACTGTGACGTGAAACTGTATTTCTCTCCGGATAAAACTTATACGCACCAGGTAATAGTGCGCTAA
- a CDS encoding glycoside hydrolase family 76 protein, with amino-acid sequence MRRIFLLFTITAAMATTFTACLKEPVDDGPGPGAGKSTYKYNWPAIADSSASSLISNFYNQSGKYFNKNNAGDLTFNYWPNAHALDVLTDVYLRTNDAAVKSRMDDLLEGMKAKNGNTYINHFYDDMEWMALACLRAYEATSDDRYKTTAELLWNDIKGGWDDTWGGGIYWNKDRQNKNTPANAPASIIASRMYQLNRNGEDLAWAKKIYQWQKDNLVDPVTGLVWDGLDGSGTNKSWKFTYNQGVFIGAAVELYKITGEQTYIADAMKTANNSLAGEFSSGNIMKDEGGGDGGLFKGILVRYMMLLITDGSLSSTDAAKFVSFLQLNAQTMWLQGTTRPQVIFNTSWTKTAATTDLTTQLSGAMLIEAVARLKELELID; translated from the coding sequence ATGCGTCGGATATTCCTTCTATTTACAATAACAGCGGCTATGGCCACCACTTTCACGGCTTGTCTGAAAGAGCCTGTGGATGACGGTCCGGGACCGGGCGCCGGCAAATCGACCTATAAATACAACTGGCCGGCTATTGCTGATTCTTCCGCCTCTTCCCTGATCAGTAATTTTTACAATCAGAGCGGCAAGTATTTCAACAAGAACAATGCGGGCGATCTTACTTTCAACTACTGGCCCAATGCGCATGCACTGGATGTGCTGACAGACGTTTATCTGCGTACAAACGACGCTGCTGTCAAATCGCGTATGGATGATTTGCTGGAGGGTATGAAAGCTAAAAATGGCAATACCTATATCAATCATTTCTACGACGATATGGAGTGGATGGCGCTGGCCTGCCTGCGTGCCTACGAGGCTACCAGCGACGATCGCTACAAAACAACCGCAGAGCTGTTGTGGAATGATATCAAAGGCGGCTGGGATGATACCTGGGGTGGTGGCATCTACTGGAATAAAGACCGGCAGAACAAGAATACACCAGCCAATGCCCCGGCGTCTATCATTGCTTCCCGCATGTATCAGCTGAACCGTAATGGAGAAGACCTGGCCTGGGCAAAAAAGATCTATCAATGGCAGAAAGACAACCTGGTGGATCCTGTTACCGGTCTTGTATGGGACGGGCTGGATGGCAGCGGTACCAACAAGAGCTGGAAGTTTACCTACAACCAGGGCGTCTTTATTGGCGCCGCTGTGGAGCTGTATAAGATCACCGGCGAACAGACCTACATCGCCGATGCAATGAAAACTGCCAATAACTCATTGGCAGGAGAGTTCAGCAGCGGCAATATCATGAAAGATGAAGGTGGTGGAGACGGTGGTTTGTTCAAAGGCATCCTGGTACGTTACATGATGCTGCTGATCACAGATGGAAGCCTTAGCAGCACTGATGCCGCCAAGTTTGTCAGCTTTCTGCAGCTGAATGCCCAGACCATGTGGTTGCAGGGCACTACCCGCCCGCAGGTGATATTTAACACCAGCTGGACAAAAACTGCAGCTACTACCGATCTCACTACACAACTCAGCGGCGCTATGCTGATAGAGGCGGTGGCAAGGTTGAAAGAGCTGGAGCTGATCGACTAA
- a CDS encoding GIY-YIG nuclease family protein → MYTVYVLFSRQFEKVYTGHTTDLLKRFHFHNQYGRQKGTLPYRPWEVIYLEHFDDKQSALRREWVLKSGKGRAWIWGKIQEEYYRDGYIGTALPE, encoded by the coding sequence ATGTATACCGTCTATGTCCTTTTTTCCCGCCAGTTCGAGAAGGTTTATACTGGTCATACCACTGATCTCCTCAAGAGATTTCACTTCCATAACCAATATGGCAGGCAGAAGGGAACATTACCTTACCGGCCCTGGGAGGTCATTTACCTGGAACACTTTGATGATAAGCAGTCTGCATTACGACGGGAATGGGTATTGAAATCGGGGAAAGGAAGGGCATGGATATGGGGGAAGATCCAGGAGGAGTATTATCGGGATGGGTATATAGGGACGGCCTTGCCGGAGTAG
- a CDS encoding RloB family protein, whose product MTKNRKTQNRQYEEGLLPNKQQRRNPPSLKRAAPFLTEKPTILIVCEGENTEPSYFRKFRLSSATIKAVGDGRNTVAVVKQAIELSSKRYYEQVWCVFDKDDFPARDFNSAVAMAAANNIKVGYSNQAFEYWLILHFADHQGGKVNRKDYHQMINTYIRPLGISYNGKADKQISEELFDALMAVDNVTKVKRVELAISRAKRNYKAVAHLSPAEQQSVSTVFRLVEEIQKYA is encoded by the coding sequence ATGACAAAAAATAGAAAAACTCAAAACCGACAATACGAGGAGGGATTGCTACCAAACAAACAACAACGTAGAAATCCACCTTCTTTAAAAAGAGCAGCCCCATTCCTTACTGAAAAACCAACTATCTTAATTGTCTGCGAAGGTGAGAATACAGAGCCATCTTATTTCAGGAAGTTCAGGCTTTCATCTGCAACGATAAAAGCTGTTGGTGATGGACGTAATACCGTTGCTGTTGTAAAGCAGGCCATTGAATTATCCTCAAAGCGATACTATGAACAGGTCTGGTGTGTATTCGACAAAGACGATTTTCCTGCCAGGGATTTTAATAGCGCTGTAGCAATGGCTGCTGCCAACAATATAAAGGTAGGCTATTCAAATCAGGCATTTGAATACTGGCTGATCCTGCACTTTGCAGATCATCAGGGAGGCAAAGTGAATAGAAAAGATTATCACCAGATGATAAATACCTATATCCGTCCCCTGGGAATAAGCTATAATGGCAAAGCTGACAAACAAATATCAGAAGAGCTCTTTGATGCATTAATGGCTGTTGATAATGTAACTAAAGTAAAAAGAGTAGAACTCGCTATCAGCCGTGCAAAGAGAAATTATAAAGCTGTAGCTCATTTAAGTCCCGCTGAACAACAATCTGTTTCGACAGTATTCAGACTTGTTGAAGAGATACAAAAATATGCCTGA
- a CDS encoding AAA family ATPase — translation MLIHFSVSNFKTFKAKATLNLIASNYDKETREEENVMQIPNFGLRILKSAVVYGANASGKSRFMDAITFMKNFVIRSSTERLKGDPINVDLFRLATDTENGSAEFEILFLHNNEMYRYGFEISKQAVLAEWLYHRPKTKEIEIFYREGQRFEFHVKRFPKGHTLAKEDLVRENALLLTVAAQFNDQLSGEITDWFKKLKVISGLQEHRYQGFTMDKTEDVIQKKMILELLAAADLGIQDIILERVDPDNLPANMPNRLKELIRKKVSEDNTEFISDILTTHRRYDADNKYVGDTNFSLEDDESSGTFKFFSLTGPVLDALEQGYPLFVDELDSKLHPNLVCKLVELFNSATYNPRNAQLIFNTHDTNLLSSGLFRRDQIWFTEKDRYGAAALYSLSDFKSEVRRTENFESNYIQGRYGAIPFLTDFSTPFTSSKIPDDKK, via the coding sequence ATGCTTATCCATTTTTCTGTCTCTAACTTTAAGACGTTCAAGGCTAAGGCGACTCTTAACCTGATTGCTTCGAACTATGATAAAGAAACTCGTGAGGAGGAAAATGTTATGCAGATTCCGAACTTTGGATTAAGGATCTTAAAGAGCGCAGTGGTCTACGGCGCGAATGCAAGTGGGAAGAGCAGGTTTATGGATGCCATAACATTTATGAAAAACTTTGTTATAAGGTCATCGACAGAGCGGCTAAAAGGAGACCCGATAAATGTTGACCTGTTCAGACTTGCCACCGATACTGAAAACGGTTCTGCCGAATTCGAGATATTGTTCCTTCACAATAACGAAATGTACCGGTACGGGTTTGAAATATCCAAACAGGCAGTACTGGCAGAATGGCTCTACCACAGACCTAAAACAAAAGAAATTGAGATCTTCTACAGAGAAGGTCAGCGGTTTGAATTCCATGTCAAAAGATTTCCAAAAGGGCACACGCTTGCTAAAGAAGATCTCGTTCGGGAAAATGCATTGTTGCTTACTGTAGCAGCCCAGTTCAACGATCAATTATCAGGTGAGATAACGGACTGGTTTAAAAAACTTAAAGTAATATCAGGATTACAGGAACACCGCTACCAGGGATTCACCATGGACAAGACGGAAGATGTCATCCAGAAAAAAATGATACTGGAACTACTGGCAGCTGCAGATCTGGGTATTCAGGATATTATACTCGAACGTGTGGATCCTGATAACCTGCCGGCAAATATGCCTAACAGGCTCAAGGAGCTTATCCGGAAAAAGGTAAGTGAAGACAATACAGAATTCATTTCCGATATACTCACCACTCACCGCAGGTATGACGCGGATAATAAGTATGTTGGTGATACTAACTTTTCTCTTGAAGATGACGAATCATCCGGAACTTTTAAGTTCTTCTCACTGACAGGCCCCGTCCTGGATGCATTGGAACAGGGCTATCCTTTATTTGTAGATGAACTGGATTCAAAGCTACATCCGAACCTCGTTTGTAAACTGGTAGAGTTGTTCAATTCCGCAACATATAATCCCCGGAATGCCCAGCTTATATTTAATACACATGACACCAACCTTTTAAGTTCGGGCCTTTTCAGAAGAGATCAGATATGGTTCACGGAAAAAGACAGATATGGCGCAGCCGCCTTGTATTCACTAAGTGATTTTAAGTCGGAGGTAAGAAGAACCGAGAATTTCGAAAGTAATTACATTCAGGGCAGATACGGAGCGATTCCATTCCTTACCGATTTCTCAACGCCATTTACATCCTCAAAAATACCTGATGACAAAAAATAG
- a CDS encoding phosphatidate cytidylyltransferase — protein MRNLQLGLLAFAVMLLSSCEVVGGIFKAGVWVGVLAVAFVVIIILWLIGRARR, from the coding sequence ATGAGAAACTTACAACTAGGCCTGCTGGCCTTTGCCGTTATGTTATTGAGCAGCTGTGAAGTAGTAGGAGGAATTTTTAAAGCGGGCGTATGGGTAGGTGTGCTGGCGGTTGCCTTTGTGGTGATTATTATTTTGTGGCTGATAGGGAGAGCGAGGAGATAA
- a CDS encoding DUF3570 domain-containing protein — MKRLFIAAGLLAAYFTASAQKGIDSTAYKKQKISQTDIQVLFSFYTQDGNHSAVTGGTGTENLQVYATDVSISHQRDSLNTFDLGFGIDVITSASTDRIDMVMSSASRHDNRFHLNTGYSRLLKKPRLRVGISSGLALESDYLSVPVGVAVSHDNADHSRQWSATLQYFYDDLRWGRFDPDHYSPETLVYPSELRDTAWFNIYTRQSYNLNLALYQVVNQRMQFAVFPELVYQKGLLSTPFHRVYFNDGNTLRVENLPRERWKFPIGLQFNVFVGRNTVIRSYYRFYHDNFGITGHTIQLEVPVKTSPQFTVSPLLRFYTQTSAKYFRPYKEHDINEAFYTSDYDLSRFNSYKAGVSARYALLKPMFRHYSFQEIGLRYAFYKRSDQLSAHMVSLLLDFKHNKG, encoded by the coding sequence ATGAAAAGACTATTTATTGCGGCAGGATTGCTGGCGGCCTATTTCACGGCATCTGCGCAAAAAGGAATCGACAGTACGGCTTATAAGAAACAAAAGATCTCTCAGACAGACATACAGGTGCTGTTCTCCTTCTACACGCAGGATGGAAATCATTCAGCCGTAACCGGGGGAACAGGTACTGAAAACCTACAGGTCTATGCTACCGATGTCTCCATCTCCCATCAACGGGACTCTTTGAATACCTTTGATCTCGGATTCGGAATAGACGTCATTACCTCCGCCTCTACGGACCGTATTGATATGGTGATGTCTTCCGCCTCCCGGCACGATAACCGTTTTCATCTTAATACCGGTTATAGCCGCCTGTTGAAAAAGCCCCGGCTGCGTGTGGGCATCAGCAGCGGTCTGGCCCTGGAGTCGGATTACCTCTCCGTCCCTGTTGGCGTTGCCGTATCGCATGACAATGCAGATCATAGCCGGCAATGGTCGGCCACCCTTCAGTATTTCTACGATGACCTCCGCTGGGGAAGATTTGATCCGGACCATTACAGCCCGGAAACCCTGGTCTACCCGTCAGAGCTAAGGGATACCGCCTGGTTCAATATCTATACACGGCAATCGTATAACCTCAACCTGGCCCTGTACCAGGTAGTTAACCAGCGGATGCAGTTTGCCGTTTTCCCGGAACTGGTCTACCAGAAAGGCCTGCTTTCCACCCCCTTTCACAGGGTCTATTTTAATGATGGAAATACCCTAAGAGTGGAAAACCTGCCCCGGGAAAGGTGGAAGTTCCCCATTGGCCTTCAGTTCAACGTATTTGTGGGCAGGAATACCGTTATCCGCTCTTATTACCGCTTTTACCACGATAATTTCGGTATCACGGGGCATACCATACAACTGGAAGTTCCGGTAAAGACGAGCCCCCAGTTCACCGTATCTCCTCTCCTGCGGTTCTATACACAGACGAGCGCGAAGTATTTCAGGCCTTATAAAGAGCACGATATCAATGAAGCGTTCTACACCTCCGACTATGACCTGAGCCGGTTCAACAGTTATAAAGCCGGTGTCAGTGCCCGTTATGCATTGCTGAAACCGATGTTCCGGCATTACTCCTTCCAGGAGATCGGGCTGAGGTATGCGTTCTACAAACGCTCAGACCAGCTATCGGCACATATGGTATCGCTGCTGCTGGATTTTAAGCATAATAAAGGATAG
- a CDS encoding DUF4266 domain-containing protein yields MQKANSSSILLGATGTLLVLLVMQSCATVKPYQRMYLNDESMQLGKRGIEKFDENVHTYREGSSGGGSGKSSGGCGCN; encoded by the coding sequence ATGCAAAAGGCTAATAGCAGCAGCATCCTGCTTGGCGCCACAGGTACCCTGCTGGTATTACTGGTCATGCAGTCATGCGCGACAGTAAAACCATACCAGCGGATGTACCTCAACGACGAGAGTATGCAACTGGGCAAAAGAGGAATAGAAAAATTTGACGAAAACGTACATACTTACCGTGAAGGAAGCAGTGGAGGTGGTAGTGGGAAGAGTAGCGGAGGATGTGGTTGTAACTGA
- a CDS encoding FAD:protein FMN transferase, whose protein sequence is MHSSKLHTRLMGSDFELIATGATEAITARRLQEGVSEIQRIEALLTVFNENSVTAQINAQAGGAPIPIPPEVYQLIHRCNKISTITQGAFDISAGVLKKLFNFKYEHFSWPEKTAIEQAMQCIGFQHIALLNNHCIQLKRNGMRIEFGGIGKGYAADRVKALWIADGATSGVINASGDLTAWGTQPDGGPWKIGIAHPDDPGKALLWLPVNNASVATSGNYEQYVERGGIRYSHNIDPRKGWPVPYIKSVTVVSPSAELSDALATAITVMGPVVGLDLVNQLPDVHCIIIDGRNKVIQSDNIQIHAKG, encoded by the coding sequence ATGCACAGCAGTAAGCTTCATACCAGGTTAATGGGCTCTGATTTTGAGCTGATAGCTACGGGAGCAACAGAAGCGATCACTGCAAGGCGGTTACAGGAAGGCGTATCGGAAATACAACGGATAGAGGCCCTGCTCACAGTGTTCAATGAAAATTCCGTCACCGCACAGATCAACGCGCAGGCAGGCGGAGCGCCGATACCCATCCCCCCTGAAGTATACCAGTTGATACATCGTTGTAATAAGATAAGCACTATTACACAGGGAGCTTTCGATATTTCGGCCGGCGTATTGAAAAAGCTGTTCAACTTCAAATACGAGCACTTCAGCTGGCCTGAAAAAACGGCAATAGAACAGGCGATGCAATGCATAGGCTTCCAGCATATCGCGCTCCTGAACAATCATTGCATACAACTGAAACGCAATGGCATGCGCATCGAGTTCGGAGGCATTGGCAAGGGCTATGCAGCAGATAGGGTAAAAGCGCTCTGGATTGCAGATGGCGCTACCAGCGGTGTGATCAATGCCAGCGGCGACCTGACTGCCTGGGGCACCCAACCGGACGGTGGTCCCTGGAAGATAGGCATCGCGCATCCCGACGATCCCGGCAAGGCACTGCTGTGGTTACCGGTGAACAATGCATCCGTAGCCACCTCCGGGAATTATGAACAATATGTGGAGCGCGGCGGCATCCGTTACTCCCACAACATAGATCCCCGCAAAGGATGGCCGGTACCTTATATCAAAAGTGTAACAGTGGTCAGCCCCAGCGCAGAACTATCCGACGCACTGGCTACCGCCATTACCGTCATGGGCCCCGTTGTAGGCCTTGATCTGGTGAACCAGCTACCGGATGTGCACTGTATCATTATAGACGGAAGGAATAAAGTTATTCAATCGGATAATATTCAAATACATGCAAAAGGCTAA